A window from Opitutia bacterium ISCC 52 encodes these proteins:
- a CDS encoding anion permease has translation MTFPTSMTTDIAIVLSILLVSLVLFITEKVRMDVVALMVLVSLAFTKLVTPTEALAGFSNAAVITVWAMFILSAGLTETGVAAIIGQQVLKMAGKTEFRMIIVIMITSGVLSAFMNNIGVAAFMLPVVITVARKTGVAPSRLLMPLAFGSLLGGLTTLIGTPPNLLISNGLKEAGYEPFSLFDFSPIGGVIMVVGTLFLAFTARFLLPAHDPGASESSSSDRKSLESQYALKDRAFFVKLEKGSLLAGRTLANSNIGHSLGMQVIALQREGQTHFAPGPDMVLKEGDRLYTQGEAERLNELIGWHDLQPVQATEENMLQKGVISMVEAKVTEEADFVGKTLRESGFRRNYGLNVLKVIQGESEKDDELAKQALQVGDRLLLQGSEDAIASLRDNPGFEDLQPVSDELLQRYRSIERKLFEVEVPEVSWLAGKALAECRMGQLFDIHVISIKREGEELLLPDPEMPLQVGDRLTLHSRPDNLDTLQGLQQLKIETSEESDAAILEAEDIALIEATLAPNTQFAGKTAADIQLRNRYGLQLLGILRANKVYRTDLGQMQIQYGDALLLMGPEDKLEIIKADKNFLLLSELPEAKEEGTNQPWIASAIMAAVLIPVFLGWMPIALTAIAGATLMVLTGCLRMEDAYRSIEWRAVFLIAGMLPLGTAMQQSGAASYLTNGLMAVIGGQGPWVIIGGLYVLTSLATTIIPTAALVVLMSPIAIQSAETLEFSPYAAMMAVAMAASASFTSPISHPANVLVMGPGGYRFVDYLKVGIPLAFVVFVTAMICLPFFWPA, from the coding sequence GTGACATTTCCCACTTCTATGACGACGGACATCGCAATTGTTTTATCCATTCTTCTCGTTTCGCTCGTATTATTCATTACGGAAAAGGTCCGAATGGATGTGGTTGCGCTTATGGTTCTGGTCTCATTGGCCTTCACCAAACTGGTTACTCCCACCGAGGCATTAGCCGGATTCAGCAACGCTGCCGTAATCACGGTTTGGGCGATGTTTATTTTAAGTGCCGGACTAACTGAAACTGGAGTAGCAGCCATTATTGGTCAGCAAGTGCTCAAGATGGCGGGTAAGACAGAATTTAGGATGATCATCGTTATCATGATCACTTCGGGGGTGCTGTCGGCCTTTATGAATAATATAGGTGTGGCTGCTTTTATGCTCCCGGTGGTTATAACCGTAGCACGAAAAACAGGCGTGGCTCCGTCCCGCCTACTTATGCCCTTGGCTTTCGGGTCATTGCTCGGAGGCCTTACGACTTTAATTGGAACTCCGCCAAATCTACTCATTAGCAACGGACTAAAAGAAGCCGGTTACGAACCATTCTCTCTTTTTGATTTTTCGCCCATCGGAGGTGTCATTATGGTGGTCGGTACCCTGTTTCTGGCTTTTACAGCCCGTTTTTTATTACCCGCACATGACCCAGGAGCCAGTGAGTCTTCCAGCTCGGACCGTAAATCACTGGAGAGTCAATATGCGCTTAAGGACCGGGCCTTCTTTGTGAAACTCGAGAAAGGGTCCTTATTGGCGGGGCGAACATTAGCAAATTCAAACATAGGCCATAGCCTGGGAATGCAGGTCATAGCCCTTCAGCGGGAAGGGCAGACTCATTTTGCTCCTGGGCCTGATATGGTGCTGAAAGAAGGTGATCGACTTTACACCCAGGGCGAAGCTGAGCGACTGAACGAGTTGATCGGTTGGCATGATCTTCAGCCGGTTCAAGCGACCGAAGAAAACATGCTTCAGAAAGGCGTTATTTCCATGGTCGAGGCCAAGGTGACTGAAGAAGCGGATTTTGTGGGAAAGACCCTGCGTGAATCTGGATTTCGAAGAAATTACGGTCTGAATGTCCTTAAGGTTATTCAAGGTGAATCAGAAAAAGATGACGAGCTCGCCAAGCAAGCGCTGCAGGTTGGAGATCGCTTGTTGCTGCAAGGTTCCGAGGATGCAATTGCTTCATTGAGGGACAACCCTGGCTTTGAGGACCTTCAACCTGTCTCTGATGAATTGCTTCAGCGGTATCGTTCTATTGAGCGTAAACTTTTTGAGGTTGAGGTGCCTGAGGTTTCCTGGCTGGCTGGTAAAGCATTGGCAGAATGTCGGATGGGCCAGTTGTTTGATATTCATGTTATTTCGATTAAGCGGGAAGGAGAAGAATTGCTTTTACCTGATCCAGAGATGCCGTTGCAAGTGGGTGATCGCCTGACCTTGCATAGCCGTCCAGATAACCTGGATACGCTGCAAGGCTTACAACAGTTAAAAATCGAAACGTCGGAAGAATCCGATGCGGCTATCCTTGAAGCTGAAGATATCGCTCTAATTGAAGCGACCCTTGCGCCAAATACCCAATTTGCAGGAAAAACAGCGGCGGATATTCAACTGCGCAATCGCTATGGCTTGCAGCTTCTTGGGATTTTACGCGCTAATAAAGTTTACCGAACAGACTTGGGGCAAATGCAAATCCAATATGGTGATGCACTTTTGCTTATGGGACCTGAGGATAAACTAGAAATTATCAAAGCTGATAAAAATTTCTTACTTCTTTCTGAGCTGCCAGAGGCCAAAGAAGAGGGGACTAACCAACCCTGGATTGCATCGGCCATTATGGCTGCGGTTCTCATCCCGGTATTTCTTGGTTGGATGCCTATTGCCCTAACAGCGATTGCTGGAGCGACCCTTATGGTATTAACAGGATGTTTGCGGATGGAGGATGCCTATCGATCCATCGAGTGGCGTGCTGTATTTTTGATTGCAGGCATGCTTCCTCTAGGAACGGCTATGCAGCAATCCGGGGCCGCCTCTTACCTAACAAATGGTTTAATGGCTGTCATTGGCGGTCAAGGACCATGGGTTATTATTGGAGGCCTGTATGTCCTTACTTCATTGGCAACGACGATTATTCCCACAGCGGCTTTGGTGGTGTTGATGTCTCCCATTGCGATCCAATCGGCAGAGACTTTGGAGTTCTCACCCTATGCAGCTATGATGGCTGTAGCCATGGCCGCTTCAGCGAGCTTCACGAGCCCCATTTCTCACCCGGCCAATGTTTTGGTAATGGGACCTGGTGGTTATCGTTTTGTTGATTACCTCAAAGTAGGAATTCCACTCGCTTTTGTGGTATTCGTGACGGCAATGATTTGTCTTCCGTTTTTCTGGCCGGCTTGA